The genomic stretch CCCCGGCGATCAGCGTCTTCTGGGCGGCCACGGTGGTCAGCCGCTCGTCCCAGTAGTCGACGGGAATGTTCAGCTTTTTCTCGACAAGGCTACCGAATTTGCGGATGCCTTCCGCCCGCGGGCCGTAGGTGCCGTTCATGTTGCGCGGCAGACCGCAGACGATCCGCTCGACCTCATAGGTCTTCACCAGTTCTCTCAGGTGTTCCAGATCGGCGGCAAGGCGGCTGCGCCGAATAGTCGCAACGCCTTGGGCCGTCCAGCCCATCAAGTCAGAAACGGCCACGCCGATGGTCTTGTCCCCTACGTCCAGCCCCATGATCCGCAATGGTTCATACCACCTTAAT from Heliomicrobium modesticaldum Ice1 encodes the following:
- the ruvX gene encoding Holliday junction resolvase RuvX, whose protein sequence is MRIMGLDVGDKTIGVAVSDLMGWTAQGVATIRRSRLAADLEHLRELVKTYEVERIVCGLPRNMNGTYGPRAEGIRKFGSLVEKKLNIPVDYWDERLTTVAAQKTLIAGDLSRAKRKQVVDKLAAVLILQNYMDAKAHLAAKEQSKETSE